The Methanosarcina barkeri str. Wiesmoor DNA segment AACGACAATAAATAAATATATTAAAATTGTTTATTGTCAAAAATAGGATTCTTATGTTTTAACCCGATTTATATATAATATTTTAAAAGTTCTACAGATCTAAAGTTCTGCAGATAGTTTCTGGATTTTTCAAATTCTTCATTTATTCTGCACAAGCGGCTTTTGGTCTAAAGCGGTTTTTCGATGACAATCGTGCTAGAAGGAGGTCTAATTTGTCCTTTAAGCTCTTTATCTTTTCATCCTGATCTTCAACCAGTATATATGAAAGTCAAGCATTAGATCCGCATGTAAACAGAGAAAGGTTTAGAGACGAATGGCTTGAATAAAAAATGAGTGAATAGGATTCAAAAAGAGCAACAGACGACGGAAATAAATCCTTAACCGATGACGAATAATATGCTTTTATATGTGTACTTCTTTGGTTTTCTCTCACCAGATAATACCTACTGAGGTCATTTTAAAATCTCTATCCATAATTGAGTTCTATAATCTATTTTTTTCAGATTAGGATTATCGGGGTTCAGGTAGTTCACTAACTCAAGCAATTAATCTAATTCCTCTAGTTATTAATCGAACTTCTCATAAATTTATCTGGTATACCGAGTTTTCTTAATTTCCTCTCTTACTACTCACTTTCCGCAGTAAATTTTTGTAAATTCATATTTTTACTGCTAGCGATTTTCAATCAAATGTAGATTTATTGGACTTTTTTTCTTTCAATAACTCCTCAGGCATTTTATTGGCAAAATTGACAAGTTTTTTCAATGATTATAAGTACATTATTTTTGGCAAAATCGGGAAATTCTTTCAATGATTATGAGTACGATATTTTAGTTTTACTTTTTGCATTTATCCCACTTTCCGCAGTAAATTTTTGTAAATTCATATTTTTACTGCTATTGATTTTCAATCAAACATGGATTTATTGGACTTTTATGCAGTAGGTAAAAGCAACGATGTGGTGTATTTAGAGACCAAAAACGATATCATTCAATTTTTCACCAAATACCATTAAAAATCCAAATTATTTACTCTGTTCCAAAAACGCTATCATGAAAAATATTGATTTTCAAAAAAATACTGCGGAATGTAGGTTACTACAGGCCAGCCAGTATTTTAGTTTTAGTATATTTTGCTCGCGATTTGGCACGCCTGAGAAAATTAAATTAAATATTAAGAGGCTGAAAAGGCAGTATAAGTGAAGAAAATATCTAAAGTAATAAAAAACATAAAATGTAAAAAAGCAAAAAACAGCTGAAAGCAAAAAATAAAGAATTTAGGTTGATATATATTAAGTTTTTATTTTCCACTTGCTAATTTGCTCTTCACGCCATTTCTCTATTGCTTTCCAGATGGGCAGAGGATCAATGCCATGAACTTTGATATATTCATTCGCATGTACTCATTCATATTTCCGTCTACGTAGCGTAATGTAGCCTGATCGGGCTGCAGCCTTGCTCCTGTAGGTATTGCTGCAGGGTTTATGCAAACTTCTGCACAGTAGCGCCATTCGTCCTCACCACCTGTTGGTTCTATCCTGAATGGCTTTCCGCAGTTCGGACAGACGCCAAACATTGTCTTGCCTTCTTTCTGGTTCATAATTCCCCCCTATGACTGAAAAAATTCCCATTAATCTAAATATTGCATAGAAATTTATATGTCCCATTTTATATATCCATTTTGTCTAGTTGTCAACATTTTCTATTATTGTTTTTGCTCGTGAACTCTCATAATTATCTTTATATTTCTCCTGAATAATTTAAGTCTGAGGTGTGAAGTCCCCTTCCTCGACAGCTTCCGTTGAGAACCGGAAGTTGCAGGTGGGGGATGAAAGCCGTCAACTTCAAAGAATATTCTTTAACAAAAATTATTTATTTTTTTTAAACCCTATTACTCTCGGATGTTAAAAGCCTATACCGAATCTACCCCAACAAAGATCAGAAACGACTTATAAAAGTTCATTTTGGAGCTTGTAGATTTGTTTATAATTGGGCTTTAGAACAGAAAATAAAAACTTATGAACAATACAATAAATCCATCTCACGGTTTGACTTACAACGAATTTTAGTCCACGAAGTAAAACCTGCTAATGAATGGTTGAAAGAAGCTAATTCTCAAGCTTTGTTGGCATGCTTAGTAAATGTAAAATCCGCGTTTACCAGATTTTTCAGAGAAAAAACTGGATTTCCCAGATTCAAATCTAAGAAAAATTCTGTTCAATCATATCAAATGCCACAACATTATACCGTAAATTTTGAAAAGAGTCTTGTAAAACTTCCTAAGATTGGTGAAGTTAAAGCAATTCTTCACAGGCGGTTTGAAGGCACTCTGAAAACAGCAACCATATCAAAGACCTGCACTGGAAAATACTATATCAGTATTCTTGTTGAAGATGGAAAAGAACTTCCTGCAAAACAGGATTTTTCAGAATCTACTACAATAGGCATAGATGTAGGAATTAAGGATTTTGCAGTTCTTTCTACAGGTGAAAAGGTTGAAAACCCTAAATACTTGAAAAACTCTCTTAACCGGTTGAAAGTCCTGCAAAAAAGAGTAAGTAGAAAGGTTAAAGGTTCTAAAAATCGAGATAAAGCCAGACTGTTACTTTCAAAACTCCACGAAAAAATTAGCAATCAGAGGAACGATTTCCAGCATAAACTCTCTTCTAAACTTATCAGCGAGAACCAAGCTATTGCGTTGGAAACTCTGAATGTAAAAAGTATGCAGAAAAATCATTGTTTAGCTCAGTCTATAAGTGATTCTGCATGGAGTAGCTTTGTTATAAAATTAGAATACAAAGCAGAATGGTTAGGGAAAACTATCCTGAGAATTGGACAGTTTGAACCCTCATCTAAACTTTGTAGTGTTTGCGGATATTATAATTTAGATTTGACATTAAAAGATAGAGAATGGGAATGTCCTGATTGTAATACAAAACATGATAGGGACATTAATGCTGCAATCAATATCAAAAAATTCTCACTTCAAGATCAAAATTTTATAGTTATTTGACACCTACGGAACGCGGGGAAGGGCTTGGGGACTTGTTCTCAAAAGAGAAAGGAATGAACCAGGAAACTTCTCCCTCGAAACGGAGCCGAAAGGCGAAGAATTCAGGGAGAGGTAGTTCACGTCTCTATTTTTATAGGCATTCCTTGCGAATAGAAATTTCAGCTATCTAATTCTCTGAATAATGTAGCAAATTCTGATCGAACATAGAGATCTGAAAATGCAGAGAACGCAGAGTGTGTAAAAAAATTAAAAATATATACATACTAAAGAAAATGGAAAACTTAAAGCTGGATAAAACCAACTATACAAAATTGAAAACTGTGTTTATTTCTCCCTTTATGCTTTATTATACTTTATTATACTTTATCATACTTTATTAGTTTCATAAATTTGCTAATTTTATTGTAATTCGAGTATTTCCAAGCAAAAAGCTTACAGCTGAAGAACAAAGTTGCTACACAGATAGACATAAACAACAATGCACATACTGAGGTTTGTATTTCGATTGGTGACGTCTTAGTTGCTCCTTTTTGTCTTCATATAATATTAAAAACGATTATTTTACATCCTTTTTAACATTTTCGGTACGTTTCTATTTTTAAGAGTTTCAAATCTGAGGGTTTGCCAAAATCAGTGAAAATGCTTTAAAACTATATTAAATGCCTATAATTCCCCTTTTAGCTACAAAATCACATTTAATGCCTTTTAAATCTCACCGTTTAATCTGGCTGAATACAAAATTCACTGATAAAACTTAAATCATATTATATATAGTTGGAATATTTATACTTTATATGTTGGATAATTTATATTTTATATGACTTTTCACGTAAACTGTATGTAAATAGCAATAATGTATTGAATATTAAAATCGGGTTTTTTCCTTCATATTCTAATAATAGTCTTTTTAAAGGGCAAAAATGATCTAAAATTGCATTAAATTTATTTCAAATTTTTTTAAACAAATTTTTTTGCAAAACAGGCAGTTTTATCCAATGCCAGCAGGGTAGTTCCAAAAAAATTGTTTTAGTTCCTATCAAGCTGGTTCTTGCTCTCGAATATTCTCATTTTCCGGGTTATTTTTTATCTCTGGCAGGGTTGCAGTTTCTGCAGGTAATCATCTGATAAAGAATATTTCAATTTCGACTTTTTCCTCTTCTGTTAGCGGGCTCTGATGGGTGTAATACCTTCCTATCTACAGTAAACCGCCGTTCTGGTTAATCGGGCGCGGTTCAAAGCTTCCTTATACCTTCTACTCGAGTTCCTTCCTAAATTTAGTTCCTTTTCTTAGTATGGACTGTTTGTCTTCTTCAATTATTGAGTTATCTTTGGTCAGCATGTTATCACCTTCCCTGTTTCCTGCGGTTTTTCGTTTATCAATACTCTGCTTTTATTATGTTTTTGATAGGAGAAGCAGTGTTTAAATTAAAAAGCCAGTACTAGTACATTGATTCCAAAATATGTCCAAAGTGAATTTTTGAAAGCCACTGAAAGCACGGAAGACACGGAAATAAGTAGTAAAGGTGTGTTTCTTCCGTGCTTTCCGTGTTTTCCGTGGTGTAATATCCAGACCGAATCACTCCGCGGCCAACTGCGTTTTCCGTGTTGCAGAATTCCATATAACTTTAAAATAATATTTGCGTAATAGGCTGGAATTATTTTCTTATTATGCATGTATTTGAAAATCGATGCACTGGTTTTAAAAATCCGAGTTTTTAAGTTCAATTATAAAATAGAAGTTTTAAGCTCAGTAAATAAGGAATCGAAATTTTAAGCTCAATAAAAAATAAAGGTTTAGAGCTCAATAATAACGAAATAGAGGTTTAGAGCTCAATAATAACAAAATAGAGGTTTAGAGCTCAATAATAACAAAATAGAGGTTTTAAATCCAATAAAATAAAAATATAACTTTTAATTCCCTCAAAGATATAGAGCTCCTAAACTTAATTAAAGTCATGAGGCTTTTATGTGTTTTCCATGGGGAATGAATCGGTTATAAATTCTTTAAATATTTTTTTAGATTTTTCAAATCCGGTATACACTCCATCCAGGCGCTGCTCTGAGAAATTCGGCTTTTTTGACAGGGTGATACCGTCTAAGAGCTGGTTAAAGTTATTCTCCAGGCCTTTTATCTTTTCAGCTGGACCTTCATCCAATTCGGAAAGAGAGAGTTTTTCCAGATTATCCTCGAAAGTGTATTTGGCTATATCCAGACCTTTATTTACTCCTTCTTTAAAGTCTGAATAAGCCTGATGGTCTTTATTCTTTTCAATACAGGCATTAAATTTCCTGATGAGATCCTTCATATTTTGAGTATCCAAAATTCTCACTTCCTTTTTTTAAGTGATTTTGATTTGTGAAATCTTTTTCAGATTGCAGATACAAGAGTTTCAAATTTGTAGATACATTAAACAATGAGTTTAAACTATGATTTATGGATATTAGTTGTTATAAAATAATTAAATAAAGAGCTTTTCACACTTTGAATGATTAAAATGTTGTAATATTAATATTACTTTTATTATATAAAAATAGTATTTACAAGTATATTAATCTTTTGAGGTAAAATAAGAGACTGTTATATTTTCATATCTGACTAAAAATGGGAAATATTTTTCTCGAGCTTTTAGAAAGTCCTTCCATTATTCGCATAAATTTCAAGCATCAGAAACCTGTTTGCAACAAATCCAAATCCGTAAATATAGTTTTTAGAGAGCTCCACAAAATTAATTGTAAGATACTCAAAAGAAAGCATTCCACATAGGGAAAATACTATTAATGCGGTTCTTGCTTGAGACTGAGTTTTAAATTTTAACTCGAACGCCTGATCGTGATCTATCGTACCTTTTTTAATAGTGTCATTTGTCTTCTTGGTACACTAACAAAAGGAAATGTACTTTTATTAAATTCCCGAAGCTAATTATTTTTTCAATAATCGTTTTTAGAAACTTTATTCAGGAACATAAATAAGTAACTCAGGTTAAAGTTATGCAATTAATATTTTCAATCCCTCTCAAGGTATATATTTGGCAATTATTGCTCTCAAATACTCTTATATACAACTAACCATAAATGAAAATATATGAAAGGATTTTCTATAAATATCGAAGAAGCCACTCTGGAAAATGGCAATTTCCGCAAGGTACTCTATACCTCAAAACATAGCCAGCTGGTACTTATGAGCCTCAAACCCGGGGAAGAAATCGGGATGGAAGTGCATGAGGAAAACGACCAGTTTTTCCGTTTTGAGCAGGGGAAGGGGAAGTGCATAATTGACGGTAACGAATACGAACTTAGTGACGGTGTTGCAGTGGTTGTACCGGCCGGCGCGCAGCATAATGTCATCAACACCTCGGAAACGGAGGAGCTGAAACTCTATACAATCTATTCACCGGCGCACCACAAGGATGGAATCGTGCGTGCGACAAAAGAAGAAGCTGAAGCCAATGAAGCGGAATTCGATGGAGTGACTACGGAATAACAGTTTATTCCTGCAGTGACTATTGAAAATATGAACTAAAATACTTTGTTTTTTATAAAAATTGTATTTTTTCTCTTTTTTGTTTTTCTCTTTTTTGTAATTGTAGTCTGCTTTGCCCTTTTTTAGTGGACATTGCTCTTGAACCTACTTTCGGCAGGTCGACATTAGGAATTTGAATAATTATCATGATGCCATTTTTGAACATTCACTTACTTTATGTGAGGTTTAAAGCTGGTTAACATGTGGCTCAACTCCAACGACACATATAAACACTTAATCATTTTCAATTAAAGTTTAGTATGAGAGATTATGTTTGAATCATATGTAAACCTAATAACTACACACAATTAGGGTGCATAATTTCAAAATCGTTATCATTAATGATTATAGAAAATGAAATGTCAATCTACCGAAAGTCGGCTCGAGCATTACCTGTTAACGGGCGATATTCAGATTATAACCTCGGACACAGGTCTTCTCAGGGATCTGGGAAGAGACTCTGCATATCCCAGACGTAGTAAAAGCTGGGGGTGCATGTTGCCTGTGGACAATAGCTTTTGTAACTTTTTTTTGAGTTCCGGCACTTCGCACGGCTGATTGATGTGGGCGTTTTTGATACCAAGAGCTGTGGCACATAATGCCAACCTTTCAAAACTTCGCCCTGTATTGATCCAGGAGTTTATATCATCGTTTTCCGACAGTAAGACCATCAACACAGACGAGCTTCTGATGTGTTTTTCATCCTTTTTCGATTGGCCCTTAGAATTCAAAAAGAATTTCATGAATAGTTTCCCTATGAAGCGAGGCGATGACGGATTTCCCATGGCCTTTGAGCTAAGGCCATCACGATATCGGTTTGCTTCGGCCTCGTTGAATCTTATCCATGAAATCAGTTCCTGCATAAAATCCCGGTCATTCATCTGTATGCTGTTGCCTTCCTTAACAAGCCCTATTATCCCTTCTATTTTTTCCGGTTCAGTCACAAAAAGCACAGACACTCCCTGCTCTAATGGCAGTGATGCAAGCCTTTCCATATCAGCTCCAGGAATAGGTCTTCCATCATATTGTCTTCGAGTACTCTGCTTTATAGGGATAACATTGAAAAGCCAGTCATTATTGGCTTTACCGTCTGCAAGCTCTAGATTTACAGAAATAGCCCCGTC contains these protein-coding regions:
- a CDS encoding RNA-guided endonuclease TnpB family protein, which translates into the protein MYPNKDQKRLIKVHFGACRFVYNWALEQKIKTYEQYNKSISRFDLQRILVHEVKPANEWLKEANSQALLACLVNVKSAFTRFFREKTGFPRFKSKKNSVQSYQMPQHYTVNFEKSLVKLPKIGEVKAILHRRFEGTLKTATISKTCTGKYYISILVEDGKELPAKQDFSESTTIGIDVGIKDFAVLSTGEKVENPKYLKNSLNRLKVLQKRVSRKVKGSKNRDKARLLLSKLHEKISNQRNDFQHKLSSKLISENQAIALETLNVKSMQKNHCLAQSISDSAWSSFVIKLEYKAEWLGKTILRIGQFEPSSKLCSVCGYYNLDLTLKDREWECPDCNTKHDRDINAAINIKKFSLQDQNFIVI
- a CDS encoding cupin domain-containing protein produces the protein MKGFSINIEEATLENGNFRKVLYTSKHSQLVLMSLKPGEEIGMEVHEENDQFFRFEQGKGKCIIDGNEYELSDGVAVVVPAGAQHNVINTSETEELKLYTIYSPAHHKDGIVRATKEEAEANEAEFDGVTTE
- a CDS encoding Acg family FMN-binding oxidoreductase, coding for MPDMTELLHHAVMAPSGHNTQPWKFKIKENAVFIYPDISRRLPVVDPLERELYISLGCALENLVIAAEHEGYRALVGYSFEDGAISVNLELADGKANNDWLFNVIPIKQSTRRQYDGRPIPGADMERLASLPLEQGVSVLFVTEPEKIEGIIGLVKEGNSIQMNDRDFMQELISWIRFNEAEANRYRDGLSSKAMGNPSSPRFIGKLFMKFFLNSKGQSKKDEKHIRSSSVLMVLLSENDDINSWINTGRSFERLALCATALGIKNAHINQPCEVPELKKKLQKLLSTGNMHPQLLLRLGYAESLPRSLRRPVSEVII